The proteins below come from a single Mangifera indica cultivar Alphonso chromosome 16, CATAS_Mindica_2.1, whole genome shotgun sequence genomic window:
- the LOC123198548 gene encoding annexin D2-like: MPHTSSSPETFSFLHQHTTTTTMATIKVPSQIPSAAEDAEQLQKAFKGWGTNEALIISILAHRNAEQRKQIREVYASTYGEDLLKALDKELSSDFERAVLLWTLTPAERDAYLANEATKKLTSSNWTLMEIACTRSSLELIAVKQAYHARYKKSLEEDVAHHTTGDYRKLLVPLVSTFRYEGNEVNMTLAKSEAKILNEKISDKKYNDEEVIRILATRSKAQLNATLNHYNNAFGNAINKNLKADPNDEFLKLLRATIKCLTCPEKYFEKVLRRAINKLGTDEWALTRVVTTRAEVDMQRIKEEYHKRNSVTLEKAIVGDTSGDYEKILLALIGHGDA, encoded by the exons ATGCCTCATACCTCTTCATCACCTGAAACGTTTTCTTTTCTCCACCAACACACAACTACAACGACGATGGCCACCATCAAAGTTCCATCCCAGATTCCCTCTGCAGCCGAGGATGCTGAGCAACTCCAGAAAgcttttaaag GATGGGGCACGAACGAAGCTTTGATCATCTCGATCTTGGCTCACAGAAATGCTGAGCAACGCAAGCAAATTAGAGAAGTCTATGCTTCAACTTATGGAGAAGACCTTCTGAAGGCACTGGATAAAGAACTTTCAAGTGATTTTGAG CGGGCTGTGCTGCTATGGACATTGACCCCTGCAGAGCGTGATGCATATTTGGCTAATGAGGCGACTAAGAAGTTAACTTCAAGCAACTGGACTCTCATGGAAATCGCATGTACTAGATCTTCACTTGAACTAATTGCTGTGAAGCAGGCCTACCATGCACGTTACAAGAAGTCCCTTGAGGAAGATGTTGCACATCACACAACCGGAGATTACCGCAAG CTTTTGGTTCCTCTTGTGAGCACATTCCGCTATGAAGGAAATGAGGTAAATATGACTTTGGCAAAATCAGAGGCTAAGATTCTTAACGAGAAGATCTCAGACAAGAAGTATAATGATGAAGAGGTAATTCGGATTCTTGCTACACGGAGCAAGGCACAGCTGAATGCAACTCTCAATCACTACAACAATGCATTTGGAAATGCTATCAACAAG AATTTGAAGGCTGATCCCAATGATGAGTTCCTCAAACTACTGAGAGCCACAATCAAGTGCTTAACTTGCCCAGAAAAGTACTTTGAGAAGGTTTTGCGCCGTGCCATCAACAAGTTGGGAACGGATGAATGGGCTCTAACAAGAGTAGTAACAACTCGTGCAGAGGTGGACATGCAACGCATTAAGGAGGAATATCATAAGAGGAACAGTGTCACACTGGAGAAAGCAATTGTTGGTGACACTTCTGGGGACTATGAGAAAATTCTTCTTGCTTTGATTGGACATGGAGATGCTTAA